One window of Desulfobacca acetoxidans DSM 11109 genomic DNA carries:
- a CDS encoding branched-chain amino acid ABC transporter permease, whose product MALALQYLLNALQLGSVYALIALGYSMVYGILTMINFAHGDIFMVGAYLAMWAACFLLGLNLTFPAMFVFLGALLFSMTLTAVLGVAIERLAYRPLRQAPRVSAVITALGVGLFLENFTLATIGPEPRQIPAIIPVQQLSWAGISFTNIQILIIIVAIGLMLLLDWVVRHTMTGMAMRAISYDCQVAPLMGVPVNRVISLTFAIGSAIAGAGGLLYGLAYPVLDPYMGIRIGWWAFISAVVGGIGNIRGAMLGGFLLGAVEIFTPVLLASSTYRDCVAFSMLLILLVFKPTGILGRPTFEKV is encoded by the coding sequence ATGGCTCTAGCACTCCAATACCTCCTCAACGCCCTGCAATTGGGAAGCGTTTACGCCCTGATCGCCTTGGGCTACTCTATGGTATATGGTATCCTCACCATGATCAATTTCGCCCATGGTGATATCTTCATGGTGGGCGCCTATCTGGCCATGTGGGCCGCCTGTTTTCTATTGGGATTAAACCTGACGTTCCCGGCGATGTTTGTCTTTCTTGGTGCCCTCCTGTTCTCCATGACCTTGACGGCTGTTTTGGGAGTTGCCATCGAACGCCTGGCCTATCGTCCCTTGAGACAGGCCCCACGCGTTTCGGCAGTCATTACCGCCCTCGGTGTAGGGCTTTTCCTGGAAAACTTCACCTTGGCCACCATCGGTCCCGAACCTCGGCAGATTCCGGCCATTATTCCGGTGCAACAACTTTCCTGGGCCGGGATATCGTTTACCAATATCCAGATCTTGATCATCATCGTGGCTATCGGGCTCATGCTCCTGTTGGACTGGGTGGTCCGACACACTATGACCGGCATGGCCATGCGGGCCATTTCCTATGATTGCCAGGTTGCGCCCCTTATGGGAGTTCCGGTGAATCGGGTGATCTCCCTGACGTTTGCCATCGGTTCAGCTATCGCCGGAGCTGGGGGGCTGCTCTATGGTCTGGCATATCCCGTGCTTGATCCCTATATGGGGATTCGCATCGGTTGGTGGGCCTTCATTTCCGCCGTAGTCGGCGGCATCGGTAATATCCGGGGAGCCATGCTGGGGGGCTTTCTCTTGGGTGCGGTAGAAATATTCACTCCGGTGCTACTGGCTTCCTCCACCTACCGCGACTGCGTTGCTTTTTCAATGCTGCTAATTCTCCTGGTATTCAAGCCAACCGGCATCTTGGGGCGGCCGACATTTGAAAAGGTTTAA
- a CDS encoding ABC transporter substrate-binding protein has translation MCLVWLVFSLICCGCSTRTEPEVRLGINAELTGSKPTVGDSCKKAAEYLAAQINQGGGLKVGNKALPVRLFIEDNEDKAESAAAAAQKLINQNNVLAIIGPNASGNAIPAARICEDNGVIMISPWSTNPKTTEGKKFIFRACFIDDFQGQVMAKFARQKLRVGTAAVLYDVASEYNKGIAEFFKKFFEADGGKVVAFASYTTGDKDFSSQLTTIKATNPQLLFLPNYYNEVPLQVKQARNQGLIGDIIGSDSWGSQELLKLGGQELEGAYFSTHYAPDLASPRAQKFISEYETCYGKKPDDVAALTYDAGLLLCQAIIQAGSLDRGKVRDALAQITEYEGVTGRMTFRGSGDPIKSAVILQIRDGQFKYFATVQP, from the coding sequence ATGTGCCTTGTTTGGTTGGTCTTTAGTCTAATATGTTGCGGTTGCAGCACCAGGACCGAGCCGGAAGTACGTCTCGGGATAAATGCTGAGCTGACTGGCAGCAAGCCGACGGTGGGTGATTCTTGCAAAAAGGCGGCCGAGTATTTGGCGGCCCAGATTAATCAGGGGGGCGGCCTCAAGGTAGGTAATAAAGCCCTTCCGGTACGATTATTTATCGAAGACAACGAAGACAAGGCGGAGTCCGCCGCCGCCGCGGCTCAGAAGTTGATCAATCAGAATAATGTCTTGGCCATCATCGGTCCCAACGCCTCCGGCAATGCCATCCCCGCCGCCCGCATCTGTGAGGACAACGGCGTCATCATGATCAGCCCCTGGTCTACCAATCCCAAGACTACCGAAGGCAAAAAGTTCATTTTTCGGGCGTGCTTCATTGATGATTTTCAAGGACAGGTAATGGCCAAGTTCGCCCGCCAAAAACTCCGGGTCGGCACCGCGGCGGTACTGTATGATGTGGCCAGCGAATATAACAAGGGTATTGCTGAATTTTTTAAGAAGTTTTTTGAGGCCGACGGCGGCAAGGTCGTTGCCTTCGCTTCCTACACTACGGGCGATAAAGATTTCTCTTCCCAGCTTACTACTATTAAGGCGACTAATCCTCAATTGTTGTTTCTGCCCAACTATTACAATGAGGTACCTCTCCAGGTGAAGCAGGCCCGCAACCAAGGACTAATTGGCGACATCATCGGCTCAGATTCCTGGGGCAGCCAGGAGTTGCTCAAACTTGGTGGTCAGGAGTTGGAAGGGGCATATTTCAGTACGCACTACGCACCTGACCTAGCCTCCCCCAGAGCGCAGAAATTCATCAGTGAATATGAGACATGCTACGGGAAAAAACCTGACGACGTTGCAGCGTTGACTTATGACGCCGGTCTGCTGCTTTGCCAGGCTATCATTCAAGCCGGTTCGCTTGATCGGGGCAAGGTGCGGGATGCCCTAGCACAGATTACGGAATACGAAGGCGTCACCGGCAGGATGACCTTTAGAGGCAGTGGCGATCCCATCAAGAGCGCCGTTATTCTGCAGATTCGTGACGGGCAATTCAAGTATTTTGCCACCGTGCAGCCATGA
- a CDS encoding MucR family transcriptional regulator — translation MATELLKMTAQIITSHASISELSSQELISEIKSVYNTLAELAGEAATAPSPEVTPTETKGMTGLKPAIPVEESLQDDYIVCLECGQKFKTLKAHLRRAHQMTPADYYERFGLDAKKYPLVSRNYSEQRRQLAKEKGLGDFRRSKKV, via the coding sequence ATGGCAACTGAGTTGCTGAAAATGACGGCTCAAATTATTACCTCGCATGCATCTATCAGTGAGTTATCTTCCCAAGAGTTAATAAGCGAGATAAAGTCAGTTTATAACACTCTGGCAGAATTGGCCGGGGAAGCGGCTACAGCCCCTAGCCCTGAAGTAACTCCTACTGAAACTAAAGGAATGACAGGTCTTAAACCAGCTATTCCGGTTGAAGAATCATTGCAGGATGACTATATCGTCTGTTTAGAATGTGGTCAGAAGTTCAAGACCCTCAAGGCGCATCTGAGACGGGCGCATCAGATGACACCGGCAGACTACTATGAGCGGTTTGGCCTGGATGCTAAAAAATATCCCTTGGTGTCTCGCAACTATTCCGAGCAACGTCGACAGTTGGCCAAAGAAAAAGGCCTGGGAGACTTCCGGCGGAGTAAAAAGGTCTAA